AACTGTAAGCTTAAAATTCTTAGTTGTGATGGTTTGTCCAACTTCAGTTATCATCGTTTCCTTTGGCTCTTCTGTAGGCTTGCTGGTAGGCTTTTCCTTTTCGACCGGTTTCTCTGTTGCTGCAGTATCATCTACCTTTGCCACTGCTGGTTCTGATTTTGATACTGTAGGTTCACTATCATTCTTCTGTGATCCAATCACCCCTATTACAACAAAAACAATAATAAGCCAAAACCACCATTTTTTAAAAAAAGGTTTCTTTGTTTTCAATATTCTACTTCCTCTCAGATAATATCCATTTCCAACTTTTGCTAGGAAAATATACCCATATTATCCTATGAAAGATATACCTTTGCAAGAAAAATATAAAATAATGTCAGATGATAAGAATAATTGTGACTGTTGTATTAAATTCCATTTTACTAGAATTATAAATACAAAAAACCTCAACGGCAAAGACATCAAGGGTCTAAAGGTTCTTGTAAAAAGTCTTGTATTGCACTCTTTACCACTCTTGAACTTGAGTGAGGTAAATATCACATTAAATATACTACTCCAGCTATAGCCAAGGAAAGAACTCCTCCTAAAGCAGACCATTTCGCTACTTTGTTTTTAATTTTACGGTCTTCTTTGGATTCCGAATAAAAATTCCCTCTTTGCTGAGTACCTGTCGTAAATCCGCCAACACATATACCAGAGATCACAAAAAAAGCCAGTCCTATATATATGAATATGCGCATATTAGTGCTCCTCCCAGGAAAGTATTGGATATCTATATATAAGATATTCTAACATTATTCTCCACTACTATTGGAAAAATTAAAATGTTGTATGACGAGAATACACATAATCGAGGAATCATGGGTATGAGCTCAGGTGCTATTTTTGTGGCGATTGGTATTGCGGCCCTTCTGGTGTCTACTTAGTTTCTCAACTAACGGAGAAAGTCCTCTTCTTCGAGTTTTGGACTCAGTTGACGTTATTTACATAATAATCGTCTTTTGTGCATGGTTTCGGACTCCATGGACCTCTGTCAAGAAAGTGGACAGTCACGCAACAGACATTCTAGTCAATTGCTCAGCAAAACGAACTGGAGAAAGATACCCCAGCGCGCCATGCATTCGCTTGCGGTTATAGTAAAACTCAATATATTGAAAAAGTGTCTGGTAGGCTTACTCCTTAGTCTTGAACCGTGGATTACAATAAATGAGCTCCTTTTTCAAAATGCTGTGCCACGACTCTATACAGGCGTTATCATAACAGTTACCTCTGCGGCTCATGCTGGACTCCATGCCATACGCTTTCAACTGCTTCGCGTATTCATGAGAAGTATATTGAGAGCCTCGATCGGAATGATGTAATAGACCCTCTTCTGGTTGTTTAGCTGCGTAAGCATCTTGTAACGCGCCCAAAACTAGG
This genomic stretch from Paenibacillus sp. FSL H7-0737 harbors:
- a CDS encoding DDE-type integrase/transposase/recombinase, encoding MGWRLENHMETSLVLGALQDAYAAKQPEEGLLHHSDRGSQYTSHEYAKQLKAYGMESSMSRRGNCYDNACIESWHSILKKELIYCNPRFKTKE
- a CDS encoding DUF5316 family protein — translated: MRIFIYIGLAFFVISGICVGGFTTGTQQRGNFYSESKEDRKIKNKVAKWSALGGVLSLAIAGVVYLM